Proteins encoded in a region of the Hypomesus transpacificus isolate Combined female chromosome 17, fHypTra1, whole genome shotgun sequence genome:
- the LOC124480072 gene encoding myeloid-associated differentiation marker-like, with translation MVTLNLRSLTQPVGVLRILEVVLTCISFSLVASVGHNSSSYWAWSMFTWCFCCFFTLFILIMEFTSLSTKVPISWDDFTTAFAMLATLMCLAASIIYPTFFTCPTCSRQIAATVVSLLCFGAYVGEVALTRFRAGEVSGFLSTVPGLLKILETFVACIIFTSLDPGRYHSPGLQWCVAVYSICFIFALLIVLLTIARRLSIFPFGFEKLVIVYNGLAAFMYMTATVIWPLYSFENNPRPNPCNGRPCLWDNLVVVSFMTAINTAVHIIDTVYSVNVVFFTPIE, from the coding sequence ATGGTAACCCTGAACCTAAGGTCCCTCACCCAACCGGTGGGTGTGTTGCGGattctggaggtggtgctcaccTGCATCTCCTTCAGCCTGGTGGCCTCGGTGGGCCACAACAGCAGCTCCTACTGGGCCTGGAGCATGTTCACCTGGTGCTTCTGCTGCTTCTTCaccctcttcatcctcatcatggAGTTCACCAGCCTCAGCACCAAGGTGCCCATCTCCTGGGACGACTTCACCACCGCCTTCGCCATGCTCGCCACGCTCATGTGTCTGGCCGCCTCCATCATCTACCCCACCTTCTTCACCTGTCCCACCTGCTCCCGCCAGATTGCCGCCACCGTCGTCTCGTTGCTCTGCTTCGGCGCCTACGTCGGAGAAGTGGCgttgacccgcttccgggccgGCGAGGTCAGCGGGTTCCTGTCCACAGTCCCAGGCCTGCTGAAGATCCTGGAGACCTTCGTGGCGTGCATCATCTTCACCTCCCTAGACCCAGGACGGTATCACTCCCCCGGACTCCAGTGGTGCGTGGCTGTGTACTCCATCTGCTTCATCTTCGCCCTCCTCATTGTCCTCCTCACCATTGCCCGGCGCCTCTCCATCTTCCCGTTCGGCTTTGAGAAGCTGGTCATCGTCTACAACGGGCTGGCGGCATTTATGTACATGACGGCCACGGTCATATGGCCTCTGTACAGCTTTGAGAACAACCCACGGCCCAACCCTTGCAATGGACGGCCTTGCCTGTGGGACAACCTGGTTGTGGTGTCCTTCATGACTGCCATCAATACTGCCGTCCATATCATAGACACTGTCTATTCTGTTAATGTGGTCTTCTTTACACCGATTGAGTGA
- the LOC124480073 gene encoding myeloid-associated differentiation marker-like, whose translation MVTLDVRTLTVPVGALRMLEVVLTCISFSLVASLGHNSSSYWAWSMFTWCFCCFFTLFILIMEFTSLNAKVPISWDDFTAAFAMLATLMVLAASIIYPTFFSCSNCGKAIGATVTSCIAFILYAVEVGLTRAKPGEISGFLSTIPGLLKVLEAFVACIIFISLDSGFSRFPGLQWCVAVYSLCFIFALLIILFTICRVLALVPIPLDKVLTGYNVLAVLMYMTAVVIWPLYSFQNNSRPSNCNHCSWDNQVVVSFMTCVNLIVYIVDTIYSVKLVFFLSPV comes from the exons ATGGTGACCCTTGACGTGCGGACCCTGACGGTGCCGGTGGGTGCGTTGCGgatgctggaggtggtgctcaccTGCATCTCCTTCAGCCTGGTGGCCTCGTTGGGCCACAACAGCAGCTCCTACTGGGCCTGGAGCATGTTCACCTGGTGCTTCTGCTGCTTCTTCaccctcttcatcctcatcatggAGTTCACCAGCCTCAACGCCAAGGTGCCCATCTCCTGGGACGACTTCACCGCCGCTTTTGCCATGCTCGCCACGCTCATG GTATTGGCAGCCTCCATTATCTACCCCACTTTCTTCTCCTGCTCAAACTGTGGAAAGGCGATCGGCGCCACCGTCACTTCCTGTATAGCCTTTATCCTGTACGCCGTGGAAGTGGGCTTGACCCGCGCCAAGCCTGGCGAGATCAGTGGCTTCCTGTCCACCATCCCAGGCCTGCTGAAGGTTCTAGAAGCCTTCGTGGCGTGCATCATCTTCATCTCGCTGGACTCTGGATTCTCCAGGTTTCCCGGTCTCCAGTGGTGCGTGGCCGTCTACTCCCTGTGCTTCATATTTgccctcctcatcatcctcttcaCCATCTGCCGTGTCCTGGCCCTCGTTCCCATCCCCCTGGACAAGGTGTTGACCGGCTACAATGTGCTGGCGGTCTTGATGTATATGACTGCTGTGGTCATCTGGCCCCTCTACAGCTTCCAGAACAACAGCAGGCCCTCCAACTGCAACCACTGCAGCTGGGACAACCAGGTGGTGGTCTCCTTCATGACCTGTGTCAACCTCATTGTCTACATCgtggacacaatctactctgTCAAGCTGGTCTTCTTCCTCAGTCCAGTTTAG